One segment of Cutaneotrichosporon cavernicola HIS019 DNA, chromosome: 4 DNA contains the following:
- a CDS encoding uncharacterized protein (SCP-2 sterol transfer family) — protein sequence MSDLKETGFKSGDIFAAVAAAFAGLDDAEKQKQIKKTNGIFQINVETSDKKSQTWVIDLKQDGTVTKGAGKKPDVTVNLGDDTFVALADGKLNAQKAFMTGQLKVKGNIMLATKLDGVLKASKGKL from the exons ATGTCCGACCTTAAGGAGACTGGTTTCAAGTCTGGCGACATCTTTGCC gccGTCGCCGCAGCGTTTGCGGGCctggacgacgccgagaagcAGAAGCAGATTAAGAAG ACCAACGGCATCTTCCAGATCAACGTCGAGACCAGCGACAAGAAGTCCCAGACTTGGGTCATTGACCTCAAGCAGGACGGCACGGTCACCAAGGGTGCCGGCAAGAAGCCCG ACGTGACTGTCAACCTCGGTGACG ACACTTttgtcgcgctcgcagacggcaagctcaacgCCCAGAAGGCGTTCATGACCGGCCagctcaaggtcaagggcAACATTATGCTCGcgaccaagctcgacgGTGTGCTCAAGGCGtccaagggcaagctcTAG